The following proteins are co-located in the Saccharomycodes ludwigii strain NBRC 1722 chromosome V, whole genome shotgun sequence genome:
- the MRP17 gene encoding mitochondrial 37S ribosomal protein bS6m (similar to Saccharomyces cerevisiae YKL003C | MRP17 | Mitochondrial Ribosomal Protein), with protein sequence MLYELISIVRIVSPATSSNEAKELATTIGKLIIQNRGVVRDIVPMGARRLPSIIKKDQEQHFQGYHFLMLFDSSSAVQSEILRTLKNDPRVIRSSIVKVDNTKNWDVASSIDRAKMNQSFLDKEKVK encoded by the coding sequence ATGTTGTACGAATTAATTAGTATAGTCCGTATTGTTAGCCCAGCAACCTCTAGCAATGAAGCCAAAGAATTGGCCACCACAATCGGCAAGCttattatacaaaataGAGGTGTTGTCAGAGATATAGTTCCTATGGGGGCAAGACGTTTACcaagtattattaaaaaagatcaaGAACAACATTTTCAAGGCtaccattttttaatgctGTTTGATTCCTCCTCTGCTGTCCAATCTGAAATTTTAAGAACGTTGAAGAATGATCCCCGTGTTATTAGATCATCCATTGTTAAAGTTGACAACACTAAGAACTGGGATGTTGCAAGTTCAATAGATAGGGCTAAAATGAATCAATCTTTCCtggataaagaaaaagttaaatag
- the DID4 gene encoding ESCRT-III subunit protein DID4 (similar to Saccharomyces cerevisiae YKL002W | DID4 | Doa4-Independent Degradation), translating into MALLDWIFGKQVTPQERLRKNQRALDRTQRELEREKIKLQNQEKKLTSDIKKSAKLGQINAAKIQARDLVRTKKYIDKFDMMQTRLQAITLRIQAVRSTDQMASSMREATGLLSLMNRSLNLPQLQRITMEFEKQNDIMDQRQEMIDESIDDVMDADELDEEEEEADEIVNKVLDEIGVDLNTKLTTAPQDTLEPASSSAVNEKALQPLSASGNIAPTTNVDDDLQARLDSLKR; encoded by the coding sequence atggCATTATTGGACTGGATTTTTGGCAAGCAGGTTACCCCTCAAGAAAGACTTAGAAAAAATCAGCGTGCATTAGATAGAACACAAAGGGAATTAGAAAGAGAGAAGATAAAGCTACaaaatcaagaaaaaaaattgaccTCAGATATCAAAAAATCTGCCAAGTTAGGCCAAATAAATGCAGCAAAAATTCAAGCACGAGATTTGGTGCgcacaaaaaaatatatcgaCAAGTTTGATATGATGCAAACAAGATTACAAGCAATAACATTAAGAATACAAGCGGTTAGAAGTACTGACCAAATGGCTTCCTCCATGAGGGAGGCAACAGGTTTGCTTTCTTTAATGAATAGATCTTTAAATCTTCCTCAACTACAACGCATAACCATGGAATTTGAAAAGCAAAACGACATTATGGATCAAAGACAGGAAATGATAGATGAATCTATAGATGATGTTATGGATGCTGATGAACTagatgaagaagaggaggaGGCAGATGAAATTGTTAATAAAGTCTTGGATGAAATCGGTGTGGATTTGAATACTAAATTAACAACGGCTCCACAAGACACTTTAGAACCGGCTTCCTCTTCAGCAGTAAATGAAAAAGCTTTACAACCGCTCTCTGCTTCTGGGAACATTGCACCAACTACTAACGTCGATGATGATTTGCAAGCTCGACTAGATAGTTTGAAGAGATAA
- the STE24 gene encoding zinc metalloprotease (similar to Saccharomyces cerevisiae YJR117W | STE24 | STErile) — protein MLNFLPSIASCLDNEHIPWKNILIGFSVAQFVFDSYVSYRQYRVLKDKTKKIPPILKGKIDEEKFAKSDEYGIAKSKFGFVDNLFSLILNIVVLKYDLQPYIWNLSGKIGTKLISYFRPAISVSGLGIVTQSVFYFNLSTFAFSLLNLPFDYYSHFVLEEAFGFNKLTTKLWVTDLVKSNVLQVVLMSPILYAVGKIFDKFTDNFIYYIMGFIAILQVLMILLVPTVILPLFNKFTPLEDGELKTKIEDLARKLKFPLDKIFVVDGSKRSSHSNAYFTGLPFFKQRIVIFDTLIEQSSVDEVVAVLGHEIGHWKKNHIIQLLLVGQFHISVIFTLFSAVYQNKSLYKSFGFNIESATGQKSVGKKVFLNNKFPYLIGFSIFGELLKPMDCLVQFIMNLFIRHNEYEADAFATKLGYGKELSQALITLQVANLSSMHVDPLYSSYHYNHPTLIERLDAIEAEIVKLEKKN, from the coding sequence atGCTAAACTTTTTACCTTCAATTGCATCATGTTTGGATAATGAACATATCCCATggaaaaacattttaattGGTTTTTCAGTTGCTCAGTTTGTTTTCGATAGCTACGTTTCGTATCGTCAATATAGAGTTTTGAAAgataaaaccaaaaaaatccCACCAATTTTAAAGGGCAAAAttgatgaagaaaaatttgcCAAGTCTGACGAGTATGGTATTGCCAAATCTAAGTTCGGGTTTGTTGATAACTTGTTTAGCttaattttaaacattGTTGTTTTGAAATATGATCTACAACCATACATTTGGAATTTGTCCGGCAAAATTGGCACCAAATTAATCTCTTATTTCCGTCCTGCTATTTCTGTTTCTGGTTTAGGCATTGTCACTCAAagtgttttttattttaatctAAGTACTTTTGCcttttctttattgaatttaccatttgattattatagccattttgttttggaaGAAGCATTTGgctttaataaattgacCACCAAGTTATGGGTGACCGACTTAGTTAAAAGCAATGTTTTACAAGTTGTTCTAATGTCCCCGATTTTGTACGCTGTTGGTAAGATATTCGATAAATTCACCgacaattttatttattacatTATGGGGTTTATCGCCATTTTACAAgttttaatgattttattgGTTCCCACTGTGATTTTGCCcttgtttaataaattcaCGCCATTAGAAGACGGTGAATTGAAAACCAAGATTGAAGATTTGGCACGTAAATTGAAATTTCCATTggataaaatttttgtcGTTGATGGCAGCAAAAGATCTAGTCACTCAAACGCTTATTTTACCGGTTTGCCATTTTTCAAACAAAGAATTGTTATATTTGATACATTGATCGAACAATCCAGCGTTGATGAAGTTGTTGCCGTTCTAGGTCATGAAATTGGgcattggaaaaaaaatcatattaTACAATTGTTGCTTGTTGGTCAATTCCATATATCAGTTATTTTCACTCTATTTTCTGCGGTTTATCAGAACAAATCACTATACAAGAGCTTTGGTTTCAACATTGAATCAGCAACTGGTCAAAAATCAGTTGGGAAAAAAGtgtttttgaataataaattcCCTTATTTAATTGGGTTTTCTATCTTTGGCGAATTATTGAAACCTATGGATTGTCTTGTCCAATTTATTatgaatttatttattagaCACAACGAGTATGAAGCTGATGCTTTTGCTACTAAGCTAGGCTATGGTAAAGAACTAAGCCAAGCCTTGATCACTTTACAAGTTGCTAATTTAAGTAGTATGCATGTTGATCCATTGTATTCTAGCTACCATTATAACCACCCAACTTTAATAGAACGTTTGGATGCCATTGAAGCCGAAATTGttaaattagaaaagaagaacTAG
- the MET14 gene encoding adenylyl-sulfate kinase (similar to Saccharomyces cerevisiae YKL001C | MET14 | METhionine requiring) codes for MATNITWHYNLTYEERKAFRKQDGCTVWLTGLSASGKSTIACALEQLLLEKGIAAYRLDGDNIRFGLNKDLGFSEKDRNENIRRIAEVSRLFADSCCISLTSFISPYRDDRDKARELHKESGLKFIEVFVDVPLEVAEQRDPKGLYKKARQGVIKDFTGVSAPYEEPESPELHLRTDKLSVEQCAEQIFEYLKKEGLIN; via the coding sequence ATGGCTACTAATATTACTTGGCATTATAATTTAACCTATGAGGAAAGAAAAGCTTTCAGAAAGCAAGATGGATGTACTGTTTGGCTAACTGGTTTAAGTGCATCAGGTAAGAGTACTATTGCTTGCGCTTTGGAACAATTATTGCTGGAAAAAGGGATAGCTGCTTACAGATTGGATGGCGATAACATTAGGTTTGGTTTAAACAAGGATTTGGGATTTTCTGAAAAAGATCGCAATGAAAATATTCGCAGAATTGCTGAGGTGTCTAGATTATTTGCCGATTCTTGCTGTATATCTCTAACTTCCTTTATCTCGCCATACAGGGATGACAGAGACAAAGCTAGAGAATTACATAAGGAAAGCGGATTGAAATTTATCGAAGTCTTTGTTGATGTTCCTTTGGAAGTTGCGGAACAAAGAGACCCAAAGGGACTGTATAAAAAGGCTAGACAAGGTGTTATTAAGGATTTCACAGGCGTATCTGCTCCATACGAAGAGCCAGAATCGCCAGAGTTGCATTTAAGAACGGACAAATTATCTGTTGAACAATGTGCTgaacaaatttttgaatacTTGAAAAAGGAAGGATTGATCAACTGA
- a CDS encoding uncharacterized protein (similar to Saccharomyces cerevisiae YJL124C | LSM1 | Like SM), which yields MSKTNMSVTNLEYSSQFKEILHKAELGSPAMFHDLDNCNNLPEKNGPNNPFVQALVVYTLIELYGDLPNGYFQDKKVTTSIVNAILRVFTFLSGHIIRNIDKHCIREAIKKSHEYRRLFKYFIDNCSCLSFNGKSFDLSQELLNIANYTSTSSRSLLVNPKYKLPPLIVSKINKDLPRNMQLKTTKVRIISNIFLKNCAYLKDFNSILTVNTTQYNINTRAVHLNLRTDNYLNNDDTSGGKNVNNNYSNNSNNYNNNNNNNNNNNNNNNNNDIENNDSRSVSNNSISNSNNDSSKGSNNNNSMSSFDINNNNNSRVPYGSNNHVHSENDNAASFANSIAPTGVNPFNRNNIVSGTTNYDNGFNVIRKRRRSRSRSRSRSRVCVVEKLIAQKVESFLNRTEDTDTFTMICTFLESGFINRYEYNLLHDILNDIDNHYNIILCTINKKRRKFFATENDYAKRDNGINFLRSIVTELKAVYPDFKNFSVLNSHINRANPNIDTFNALENTNEYSHNTDVDENKNTNERGSE from the coding sequence atgtctaAAACCAATATGAGTGTCACAAATCTAGAATATAGTTCTCAATTCAAGGAAATTCTACACAAAGCAGAATTAGGCTCTCCAGCTATGTTTCATGATTTGGATAATTGCAATAACTTGccagaaaaaaatgggCCCAATAACCCCTTTGTTCAAGCTTTAGTCGTTTATACTTTGATTGAATTGTATGGTGATTTGCCTAATGGCTATTTTCAAGACAAAAAAGTCACTACCTCTATCGTTAATGCAATTCTAAGAGTTTTTACTTTTCTTAGTGGacatattattagaaatattgACAAGCATTGTATTCGAGAAgccattaaaaaatcacaTGAATATAGAAGGCTTTTCAAgtattttattgataacTGTTCATGTCTTTCCTTTAATGGAAAAAGCTTTGATCTTTCGCAAGAGTTACTGAATATTGCTAATTATACTTCAACATCTTCCCGTTCTCTTTTGGTAAATCCTAAGTATAAGTTACCTCCTTTAATTGTTAGTAAAATCAATAAGGACTTACCTCGAAACATGCAActtaaaacaacaaaagttAGAATTATAAgtaatatctttttaaaaaattgtgcttatttaaaagattttaataGCATATTAACAGTGAATACCAcacaatataatataaataccAGAGCCGTACATCTTAACCTTCGCACGGATAACTATTTAAACAATGATGACACTAGCGGTGGTAAAAACGTTAATAACAACTATAGCAACAACAGTAACaactataataataataataataataataataataataataataataataataataatgacattgaaaataatgatagtcGTAGTGTCAGTAACAATAGTATTTCTAATAGCAATAACGATAGCAGTAAAggcagcaacaacaataatagtatgtCTAGTTTcgatattaataataataataattcaagGGTTCCTTATGGTAGCAATAACCACGTGCATAGTGAGAATGATAATGCAGCTTCTTTTGCTAATAGTATTGCTCCAACTGGTGTTAACCCTTTTAATAGGAACAACATTGTTTCTGGAACAACGAACTACGATAATGGGTTTAAtgttattagaaaaagaagaagaagcagAAGCAGAAGCAGAAGCAGAAGCAGAGTATGTGTTGTTGAAAAGCTTATTGCCCAAAAGGTCGAATCTTTTTTGAATAGAACAGAAGATACTGATACTTTTACTATGATTTGTACATTTTTGGAGTCTGGATTTATTAACAGATACGAATACAACTTACTGCATGATATTCTAAATGATATTGATAAccattataatataatactATGTACAATtaataagaaaagaagaaagttTTTTGCAACAGAGAATGATTACGCAAAAAGAGACAACGGGATCAATTTTTTACGTTCGATTGTAACTGAGTTAAAAGCTGTTTATCCAGATTTTAAGAATTTTTCAGTTTTAAATTCTCATATTAATAGGGCTAACCCAAATATAGATACCTTCAATGCATTAGAGAATACGAATGAGTATTCCCATAACACTGATGtcgatgaaaataaaaacacaaatGAGCGGGGTTCtgaataa
- a CDS encoding uncharacterized protein (similar to Saccharomyces cerevisiae YML116W | ATR1 | AminoTriazole Resistance (paralog of YMR279C | putative boron transporter involved in boron efflux and resistance)), producing MHITPSFFIVCRAFQGFGIKFILPNVMGIVGNIYLPGTQKKNMVISLIGACAHIGATYGMFWLGLIVHYSSTIGPGHFMHILY from the coding sequence ATGCACATAACTCCGAgttttttcattgtttGTAGAGCTTTTCAAGGTTTTGGcatcaaatttattttaccCAACGTTATGGGAATAGTTGgcaatatatatttaccaGGTActcaaaagaaaaacatgGTTATTAGTTTAATTGGAGCATGTGCTCATATAGGTGCTACCTATGGTATGTTTTGGTTAGGCTTGATAGTCCATTATAGTTCCACAATTGGGCCTGGTCATTTTATGCATATTCTATATTGA